GGGCCGGGAGCCTGATCGAGACCGGTGATATTGACCGGAGTCGACGTCGGAGCTTCGGTCAGACGTTTACGATTGTTCTGCGTGTCGTACATCGCTTTGACGCGTCCATGAGCGGCGCCGCAGACGATGACATCGCCCACTTTCAGCGTGCCGTTCTTGACGATGACCTTGGCGAGCACGCCGCGATCCGATTCCTGCTCGGCTTCCAAGCAAACGCCGACCGCTGGGCGATCTGGGTTCGCTTTGTACTCGTGCAGTTCGGCTGTCAGCAAAATCGTTTCGAGTAGGGAATCGATGCCTTCGCCGGAAATGGCGCTGGTTTTCACCACTTCGACGTCACCGCCCCATTCGGTCGGCAACAAGCCGTGTTGCGAAAGTTGCTGCATCGCCTTGTCGGGGTTGGCGCCTGGCAAGTCGATTTTGTTCAACGCGACGATGATCGGCACTTCGGCCGCTTTCGCGTGGCTGATCGCTTCTTCGGTTTGCGGCATGATGCCGTCGTCCGCAGCGATGATCAGCACGGCGATGTCGGTGACGTTGGCGCCGCGAGCACGCATTTCGGTAAACGCTTCGTGACCCGGCGTATCGACAAACGCGATCTGCTTATCGTCTTTATCGACGATGTAGGCGCGAATATGCTGCGTGATGCCGCCAGCTTCGCCTGAAGCGACGTTATGGCCGATGATGCGATCCATCAACGACGTCTTACCGTGATCGACGTGACCCAGAAAGGTGACGACCGGCGGACGTTCGTGCAGCGAATCAGGATCGTCGATCGTCTCTTCGATCTTGGTGATCACTTTGTCTTCCACCGATTGAGCTTCGCTCAGGTCGATTTCAACTCCGTGTTCAGCGGCCAGGTATTCGCCGGTCTCGGTGTCGATGATGGTGTTGATGTTGGCCATCGTTCCCATCGTCATCAACGTGCGCAAAATCTTGATCGTGGCGATACCGGTCGCTTCGGAGAAGTCGCGAATCGAACAGGGCAACTCCAACTCGACGTTCGTTTTACGCGGCGCGGCGGTGTTGGCGCCTTTACGCTGCGTTCTCGACCGCGAGCGACGACGCATGCGATCGCCTGAATCGTCTTCGCCGGGCTTTTTCGTCCGGCGACCAGCGGCGCGAGCTTCGCGTCCGCCTGCCATCGCCGCTAGGCCTTTCGACTTCTTGCGGCGATCGCCGCTGCCGGCAGATTCATCCGTATCGGCGATCGGCGCGTCGGTCGGACGGCGTTCTTTGTCTTTTCGCTTTTTCTCGTGCTGCTTGGTGAACTCTTCCAGCGGCGCCTTTTGCCCTGCTTTGGCGCCTTGAATGGCGGCCTTCGGCAATTGCATGATCGGCTTTTGTGGAGCGGGTTCGCCCGACTTTTTGGTCGGCTGAGTCGGCGCGGCCGGAGTTGGCATCTTCGCCATCTTCACGGTTGTCGCGACGCGTTTCGGCTTGTTCGCCGCTTCGCGTTTGCTGGCGTCGCCGGGAGCATCCGGCGTCCGCGTGCTTCCCAGAACACGGACCTTGCCGCGTCCACCGCCGCCGGGGGCGATGTAGTCGGCGCGGCGAATTGCGTTGATTTCGGCCGCGGCGTCTTCGGGCGGAGAAGCGGTTTCCGCCGGCTGTTCGGCTTCCACCTCTACGGGCTTTTCGATCTCCGGTTCCGGAGGCGCCGGTTGCTTCACCGTTTCAGCGACGGGAGCTTCAACTGGCGTAGCTTCGACTTCCGGTTCGGCGGCCGTTTCCTGCTCTTCGGGCAGGTCTTCGACACTGGTGTCGGATGGTCGCGAGGGGCGACCATGGACGGCCAGCGGAGCGTTGCCGGTACGAATGGTGCGAATTTCTTTTGGGCGGCCTGATTGGGCGGGGCGCTCCTCACGAATCGGCTCGTCGATGACGGCCTCTTTCGCAGCGCTGCTCGCTTTGGCTTTGCGATCTTGCTTCTTACCGCCGCCGGAGATGTAAGACTTGACTTTATCGAGCTCGTCGTCGGTCAAGCTGGCGAGAGCAGAACCCTTGCCAGTGACGCCGGCGCGATTGCAGATCTCGACCAGCTCTTTGCTGTCGATATCAAGCTCTTTCGCTAACGCGTAAATACGTATGGGCACTTTGGCCTTCCTGTCATTGCCGGTCGAACGATTTCGCCCCGGTCTTTCCGGTTACCGCTTATGTCATCCCTAATTCTCCGCTAATGGAGTAGCTCTTTGGGCAACCTTCAAAGAGCCGTGGCGTTACACTTCCGCCTGCCGACAAGGCGACGGTCATTGTCTGGTAATAGTACGACTTGGTTGTCGTTTTCCCCAGCACCGTTAGGACCCTTCCGTTTCCGGAGGAGGCGTCGCGTCGCTGGGGGGTGTCGCCGGCGGAGCGCTGGGGGGCGCTGAGCCAGGATTTTGTTGTTCGGAGCGGTTGCGGCGGCGTTCGGTTTCTAACGCTCGTTCCGCTTCCATCCCGCGATTTTCCGCTTCGTCACGGATGCGTTCGATTTCGTCCTCGGTGAACTCGCCCATCGCCATCAAAGCGTCAGACTCGATCACCGAAAGATCGTCGTACGACAAAAAGCCTTCGCCGACCAATTGTTCGGCGACGCTGTCGGTGACTCCATCGATTCCCGTGAATGCGGTGACCGCACGTTCGATCTGCTCTTCGAGTTCTTCGCGGAGCATGATCTCAATATCCCATCCGCACAGCTTGCTCGCCAGACGGACGTTTTGTCCGCGGCGACCGATCGCCAGCGAAAGTTGATCTTCCCGCACCAGGACGATCGCGCGTCCCATCATCTTGCAGAGGATCACCTCTTCCACTTCGGCCGGCTGCAACGCGTTGGGGATTAGCGTTTCCGGATCATCGGTCCAGCGGACGATGTCGATCCGCTCGCCCGACAGTTCGTCGACGATGTTCTTGATGCGATTGCCGCGAACGCCGACGCAGGCGCCGACGCAATCAACGCGTTGATCGCTGCTGTCGACGGCGACTTTGCTGCGATAACCGGGCTCGCGGCTGATGTTTTTGATTTCGATCACGTCATCGGAAATTTCAGGAATTTCCTGCTCGAACAGACGCTGCACGAATCGTTTGTTGGCGCGGCTGAGAACCACTTTCACGCGGCTCCCTTGCTTGCGCACTTCCAGCACGATCGCGCGAACGCGGTCATTCGCATGGAAGGATTCGCCGGGGATCTGTTCGGAGCGGGGCAAAATCGCTTCGACGTTGCCGAGCGCCACAATCGCCGCACCCCCTTCGGCGCGATGCACGGTGCCGTTGACCATCTGGCCAACCATCTCGTCATATTCGTCGTGCAGCGAGTCTCGTTCGGCTTCGCGAATCTTCTGGATGATCACTTGTTTGGCGGTTTGCGCGCCAATCCGACCGACCGCTTCTTCCGGATCAACCGGCTCACCATCGATGTGACCCGAGATCGAACCATCTTCGCGGTCGATATGAATGACAACTTCCGACTCTTCCGAGTGGTATTTGCGCGTCGCGGAAACCAAGGCCGATTCAATTGCCTGAAATACGACTTCTTTGTCGATATTTTTATCACGGTGAATCGCGTCAACGATCCGCAATACCTCGGTCGGATTCATGCTTCCTTCACTTTCACCGAAAATTGGCGTTCAGTCGGTCTCGACTCGTCGGAGACTGGGACCAAAACCAAATAACCGACACCCCCCGCTCCGCCGACTCAATCAAGAGTCAGGAGATCGATGAGCCCCGGTTTCTGGAAAAAATCGGGTTTAATTCGTCACGGGTCGTCGCAAGTTGCGACCATCATCCGCAGCGAACAAATGGAGTTGATCTGGCGCCGCCGCAATCTGGATCACCCCACGAGGGGCCCCGATCCTGGCGTCCGCCTTCACGACTAATTCTTGCGTCGAGTCCGCCAATCGACAATGCAACAGTTCTACGTCCCCCAGCGACTCGACCAAACTGATTTCGGCTTTTCCTGCGTTCACTAGGCCGAGATCGGCCAAGTGTTCAGGAGCCTCATCCGCGAACACGGCGACATCTTCAGGTCGCACGCCGAGTTCGACTTC
The nucleotide sequence above comes from Blastopirellula sp. J2-11. Encoded proteins:
- the infB gene encoding translation initiation factor IF-2, giving the protein MPIRIYALAKELDIDSKELVEICNRAGVTGKGSALASLTDDELDKVKSYISGGGKKQDRKAKASSAAKEAVIDEPIREERPAQSGRPKEIRTIRTGNAPLAVHGRPSRPSDTSVEDLPEEQETAAEPEVEATPVEAPVAETVKQPAPPEPEIEKPVEVEAEQPAETASPPEDAAAEINAIRRADYIAPGGGGRGKVRVLGSTRTPDAPGDASKREAANKPKRVATTVKMAKMPTPAAPTQPTKKSGEPAPQKPIMQLPKAAIQGAKAGQKAPLEEFTKQHEKKRKDKERRPTDAPIADTDESAGSGDRRKKSKGLAAMAGGREARAAGRRTKKPGEDDSGDRMRRRSRSRTQRKGANTAAPRKTNVELELPCSIRDFSEATGIATIKILRTLMTMGTMANINTIIDTETGEYLAAEHGVEIDLSEAQSVEDKVITKIEETIDDPDSLHERPPVVTFLGHVDHGKTSLMDRIIGHNVASGEAGGITQHIRAYIVDKDDKQIAFVDTPGHEAFTEMRARGANVTDIAVLIIAADDGIMPQTEEAISHAKAAEVPIIVALNKIDLPGANPDKAMQQLSQHGLLPTEWGGDVEVVKTSAISGEGIDSLLETILLTAELHEYKANPDRPAVGVCLEAEQESDRGVLAKVIVKNGTLKVGDVIVCGAAHGRVKAMYDTQNNRKRLTEAPTSTPVNITGLDQAPGPGDKFYVLDDIAQAREIAELRSNRSRAESLGVHKVKVSFEEFQEQLESGTLGGDKSVTTLNVIIRADTRGSIEALQKEMEKLDHPEVKVRVLQAAVGAVSVADVTLASASEAVIIAFNVIPDEAARSLADDKGIEIRRYNIIYKVTEELKLLLEGQLRPEERVNELGRALVQRVFVVSRLGSIAGCRVLGGIIERGCRIRVNRDGRTIGEYPLDSLRREKDDAKEVREGYECGIRLQGFNDIKDGDILEAYKIEEFARTLD
- the nusA gene encoding transcription termination factor NusA, whose protein sequence is MNPTEVLRIVDAIHRDKNIDKEVVFQAIESALVSATRKYHSEESEVVIHIDREDGSISGHIDGEPVDPEEAVGRIGAQTAKQVIIQKIREAERDSLHDEYDEMVGQMVNGTVHRAEGGAAIVALGNVEAILPRSEQIPGESFHANDRVRAIVLEVRKQGSRVKVVLSRANKRFVQRLFEQEIPEISDDVIEIKNISREPGYRSKVAVDSSDQRVDCVGACVGVRGNRIKNIVDELSGERIDIVRWTDDPETLIPNALQPAEVEEVILCKMMGRAIVLVREDQLSLAIGRRGQNVRLASKLCGWDIEIMLREELEEQIERAVTAFTGIDGVTDSVAEQLVGEGFLSYDDLSVIESDALMAMGEFTEDEIERIRDEAENRGMEAERALETERRRNRSEQQNPGSAPPSAPPATPPSDATPPPETEGS